One segment of Sphingomonas telluris DNA contains the following:
- a CDS encoding glycine zipper 2TM domain-containing protein, translated as MLKTALLAASGASLVVGPTAASAKDHGWKHGRSVQTVRTVRYVPTTRYVTTRSYANPYYGSRYYGGYASPYYGGGYSGSYGTPYYGSGYGSPYYGSRYYGGNYRCGNGTAGALVGGALGAVVGSQVATSTNRYGYRSGNGTAGALIGGALGAVVGSQVAKGSC; from the coding sequence ATGTTGAAGACTGCCTTGCTTGCCGCTTCGGGAGCATCCCTGGTCGTGGGGCCGACGGCAGCGTCGGCCAAGGACCATGGTTGGAAGCATGGCCGCAGCGTCCAGACGGTCCGCACCGTCCGCTACGTGCCCACCACGCGCTATGTGACGACCCGCAGCTATGCGAACCCGTATTACGGCTCGCGCTATTACGGCGGGTATGCGTCGCCCTACTACGGCGGTGGATACTCCGGCTCGTACGGCACGCCGTACTACGGCAGCGGCTACGGCTCGCCCTATTACGGTTCGCGCTACTACGGCGGCAACTACCGCTGCGGGAACGGCACGGCGGGCGCGCTCGTCGGCGGCGCTCTCGGCGCCGTGGTCGGCTCGCAGGTCGCGACCAGCACCAACCGCTACGGCTATCGCTCCGGCAACGGCACGGCCGGCGCATTGATCGGCGGC